From a single Candoia aspera isolate rCanAsp1 chromosome 2, rCanAsp1.hap2, whole genome shotgun sequence genomic region:
- the TPI1 gene encoding triosephosphate isomerase gives MAPRKFFVGGNWKMNGDKKSLGDLIQTLNEVKVPAETEVVCGTPSIYLDFARQKLDAKIGVAAQNCYKMSKGAFTGEISPAMIKDVGVTWVILGHSERRHIFGESDELIGQKVAHALSEGLGVIACIGEKLDEREAGITEKVVFEQTKAIADNVKDWSKVVLAYEPVWAIGTGKTATPQQAQEVHEKLRNWLKTHVSDAVAQSTRIIYGGSVTGANCKELASQHDVDGFLVGGASLKPEFVNIICAKQ, from the exons ATGGCACCGAGGAAATTCTTCGTGGGCGGGAACTGGAAAATGAATGGCGACAAGAAGAGCCTTGGGGACCTCATCCAGACTCTCAACGAGGTTAAGGTCCCTGCAGAGACCG AGGTGGTTTGTGGTACACCTTCCATCTACCTTGACTTTGCCCGTCAGAAACTTGATGCCAAGATTGGGGTGGCTGCACAGAATTGTTACAAGATGTCTAAAGGAGCTTTCACAGGGGAAATCAG CCCAGCCATGATAAAAGATGTTGGTGTCACCTGGGTGATCTTAGGACACTCTGAGAGAAGGCATATCTTTGGCGAGTCAGATGAG CTCATTGGACAGAAGGTGGCCCATGCCTTGTCTGAAGGGCTCGGGGTCATTGCTTGCATTGGAGAGAAACTTGATGAGCGAGAGGCTGGTATCACAGAGAAGGTGGTATTTGAACAGACCAAGGCTATTGCTG ACAACGTGAAGGACTGGAGTAAAGTGGTTCTTGCCTATGAGCCAGTTTGGGCCATTGGAACTGGTAAAACTGCAACTCCCCAGCAG GCTCAGGAAGTTCATGAGAAATTGAGGAACTGGCTGAAGACCCATGTTTCTGATGCTGTTGCACAGTCAACTCGAATCATCTATGGGG gttCTGTTACTGGTGCCAACTGCAAAGAATTGGCCTCTCAGCATGATGTAGATGGCTTCCTTGTTGGCGGGGCTTCCCTGAAGCCTGAATTTGTAAACATCATCTGTGCAAAACAGTGA
- the USP5 gene encoding ubiquitin carboxyl-terminal hydrolase 5 isoform X2 gives MAELSEALLSVLPSIRVPKAGDRVHKDECAFSFDTPESDGGLYICMNTFLGFGKQYVEKHYEKTGQRVYLHLKKTRRLKEEDNNSSAGDPPRKKPTRLAIGVEGGFDIPEEKYEYDEHVKIVILPEYLDIPQDGLDGLPDMVKDRISSAIEAILTADSASRKQEVQAWDGEVRRVSRHAFSLQQLQNGVRIPPCGWKCSKCDMRENLWLNMTDGSILCGRRYFDGSGGNNHAVEHYRETGYPLAVKLGTITPDGADVYSYDEDDMVLDPSLAEHLAHFGIDMLKMQKTDKTMTELEIDMNQRIGEWEVIQESGVQLKPLYGPGYTGIRNLGNSCYLNSVVQVLFNIPDFQRKYVDKIEKIFQNAPTDPTQDFSTQVAKLGHGLLSGEYSKPALSGGEQQLDQKGIQEGIAPRMFKSLVGKGHPEFSTNRQQDAQEFFLHFINMVERNCRSSENPNEVFRFLVEEKLKCLATEKVKYTQRVDYIMQLPVPMEAALNKDELLEYEEKKRQAEEEKQPLPELVRAKVPFTSCLEAYGAPEQVDDFWSTALQAKSVALKTTRFASFPDYLVIQIKKFTFGLDWVPKKLDVSIEMPEELDISALQGTGLQPEEEEMPDIAPPLVTPDEPKAPMLDESVITQLVEMGFPMDACRKAVYYTGNSGAEAAMNWVMSHMDDPDFANPLVLPGSSGPGSTIACPDPPSEDSVATIVSMGFSRDQAMKALKSTNNSLERAVDWIFSHIDDLDAEAAMDISEGRSAAESISESIPVGPKVRDGPGKYQLFAFISHMGTSTMCGHYVCHIKKDNRWVIYNDQKVCASEKPPKDLGYIYFYQRIPS, from the exons ATGGCGGAGCTGAGTGAGGCATTACTTTCTGTGCTACCGTCTATCCGGGTGCCCAAGGCCGGGGACCGCGTCCATAAGGATGAGTGCGCCTTCTCTTTCGACACTCCG GAGTCAGATGGAGGCTTATATATTTGTATGAACACATTCCTGGGCTTTGGAAAGCAGTATGTGGAGAAACATTATGAAAAAACAGGCCAGCGGGTCTATTTACATCTGAAGAAAACACGCAGATTG AAAGAAGAAGATAATAATTCCAGTGCTGGTGATCCTCCCCGGAAGAAACCAACCCGTCTAGCTATTG GTGTGGAAGGTGGATTTGACATCCCAGAGGAGAAATACGAATATGATGAACATGTCAAAATAGTTATTTTACCAGAGTATTTGGATATCCCTCAGGATGGACTAGATGGTCTGCCAGATATGGTTAAGGACAGG ATTTCTAGTGCAATTGAAGCTATTCTGACAGCAGATTCTGCCTCCCGTAAACAGGAAGTGcaggcttgggatggggaggttCGGCGTGTGTCCAGGCATGCCTTTTCACTTCAGCAGCTCCAGAATGGTGTCCGTATCCCTCCTTG TGGCTGGAAATGCAGCAAGTGTGATATGCGGGAGAACCTGTGGCTCAACATGACGGATGGCTCCATcttgtgtggacggcgttattttGATGGCAGTGGAGGCAACAACCATGCTGTAGAACATTACAGAGAAACTGGTTACCCCTTGGCTGTTAAGTTGGGAACCATCACTCCTGATGGAGCTG ATGTCTACTCTTACGATGAGGATGACATGGTTCTAGACCCCAGTCTGGCTGAGCACCTGGCTCATTTTGGGATTGATATGCTTAAAATGCAAAAG ACCGACAAGACAATGACAGAGCTAGAGATTGATATGAACCAGCGGATTGGAGAGTGGGAGGTGATTCAGGAGTCCGGGGTGCAGCTCAAACCACTCTATGGCCCCGGCTATACGGGTATCCGTAACCTTGGAAACAGTTGCTATCTCAACTCAGTAGTGCAGGTGTTGTTCAACATACCAGACTTCCAGCGGAA GTATGTAGacaaaatagagaaaatattccaaaatgctcCTACGGATCCTACACAAGACTTCAGCACCCAGGT AGCTAAGCTTGGTCATGGGCTTCTCTCTGGGGAATATTCcaaacctgctctttcaggtGGAGAACAACAGTTGGACCAGAAG GGCATACAAGAAGGCATTGCGCCGCGTATGTTTAAATCTCTTGTTGGTAAAGGTCACCCAGAATTTTCTACTAATCGTCAGCAAGATGCTCAAGAATTCTTCCTGCACTTCATTAACATGGTGGAG AGAAACTGCCGTAGCTCTGAAAACCCAAACGAGGTCTTTCGCTTCTTAGTGGAAGAGAAGCTCAAGTGCTTGGCCACAGAGAAAGTGAAATATACCCAGCGTGTTGATTACATTATGCAGCTGCCAGTACCCATGGAAGCAGCCCTGAACAAAG ATGAGTTGCTAGAATATGAAGAAAAGAAACGACaggcagaagaagaaaagcagccgCTGCCAGAACTGGTCCGTGCCAAAGTACCTTTCACCTCCTGTCTTGAGGCCTACGGAGCCCCAGAACAAGTCGATGACTTCTGGAGCACAGCCTTGCAGGCCAAGTCTGTGGCACTCAA aACAACCAGGTTTGCCTCCTTTCCAGATTATCTAGTGATCCAGATCAAGAAATTCACTTTTGGCCTAGATTGGGTACCCAAAAAACTTG ATGTTTCCATTGAAATGCCTGAAGAGCTGGACATCTCTGCACTTCAGGGGACAGGACTGCAGCCTGAAGAGGAGGAGATGCCGGATATAGCACCCCCACTGGTGACACCAGATGAGCCCAAAG CCCCCATGTTGGATGAGTCTGTGATTACTCAATTAGTAGAGATGGGTTTTCCAATGGATGCCTGCCGCAAAGCTGTATATTATACAGGGAACAGTGGGGCTGAGGCAGCAATGAACTGGGTCATGTCCCACATGGATGATCCAG attttgcaAACCCtctagttcttccgggatccagTGGTCCTGGTTCCACCATTGCCTGCCCAGATCCCCCATCTGAAGATAGTGTGGCAACCATTGTTTCTATGGGCTTTTCCCGGGATCAGGCTATGAAAGCACTAAAATCTACG AATAACAGCCTTGAGCGGGCTGTGGACTGGATCTTCAGCCATATTGATGATCTAGATGCAGAAGCTGCCATGGACATCTCAGAGGGACGTTCAGCTGCAGAATCTATCTCTGAATCCATCCCCGTGGGGCCGAAAGTTCGTGATGGACCTGGAA AATACCAGCTTTTTGCTTTCATCAGTCACATGGGCACATCCACTATGTGTGGTCATTATGTCTGTCATATCAAGAAGGATAATAG gTGGGTGATCTATAATGACCAGAAAGTTTGTGCCTCAGAGAAGCCCCCCAAAGATCTTGGGTACATCTACTTTTACCAGAGGATCCCCAGCTAG
- the USP5 gene encoding ubiquitin carboxyl-terminal hydrolase 5 isoform X1, with product MAELSEALLSVLPSIRVPKAGDRVHKDECAFSFDTPESDGGLYICMNTFLGFGKQYVEKHYEKTGQRVYLHLKKTRRLKEEDNNSSAGDPPRKKPTRLAIGVEGGFDIPEEKYEYDEHVKIVILPEYLDIPQDGLDGLPDMVKDRISSAIEAILTADSASRKQEVQAWDGEVRRVSRHAFSLQQLQNGVRIPPCGWKCSKCDMRENLWLNMTDGSILCGRRYFDGSGGNNHAVEHYRETGYPLAVKLGTITPDGADVYSYDEDDMVLDPSLAEHLAHFGIDMLKMQKTDKTMTELEIDMNQRIGEWEVIQESGVQLKPLYGPGYTGIRNLGNSCYLNSVVQVLFNIPDFQRKYVDKIEKIFQNAPTDPTQDFSTQVAKLGHGLLSGEYSKPALSGGEQQLDQKGIQEGIAPRMFKSLVGKGHPEFSTNRQQDAQEFFLHFINMVERNCRSSENPNEVFRFLVEEKLKCLATEKVKYTQRVDYIMQLPVPMEAALNKDELLEYEEKKRQAEEEKQPLPELVRAKVPFTSCLEAYGAPEQVDDFWSTALQAKSVALKTTRFASFPDYLVIQIKKFTFGLDWVPKKLDVSIEMPEELDISALQGTGLQPEEEEMPDIAPPLVTPDEPKGSLGFYGNEDDDSFCSPHFSSPTSPMLDESVITQLVEMGFPMDACRKAVYYTGNSGAEAAMNWVMSHMDDPDFANPLVLPGSSGPGSTIACPDPPSEDSVATIVSMGFSRDQAMKALKSTNNSLERAVDWIFSHIDDLDAEAAMDISEGRSAAESISESIPVGPKVRDGPGKYQLFAFISHMGTSTMCGHYVCHIKKDNRWVIYNDQKVCASEKPPKDLGYIYFYQRIPS from the exons ATGGCGGAGCTGAGTGAGGCATTACTTTCTGTGCTACCGTCTATCCGGGTGCCCAAGGCCGGGGACCGCGTCCATAAGGATGAGTGCGCCTTCTCTTTCGACACTCCG GAGTCAGATGGAGGCTTATATATTTGTATGAACACATTCCTGGGCTTTGGAAAGCAGTATGTGGAGAAACATTATGAAAAAACAGGCCAGCGGGTCTATTTACATCTGAAGAAAACACGCAGATTG AAAGAAGAAGATAATAATTCCAGTGCTGGTGATCCTCCCCGGAAGAAACCAACCCGTCTAGCTATTG GTGTGGAAGGTGGATTTGACATCCCAGAGGAGAAATACGAATATGATGAACATGTCAAAATAGTTATTTTACCAGAGTATTTGGATATCCCTCAGGATGGACTAGATGGTCTGCCAGATATGGTTAAGGACAGG ATTTCTAGTGCAATTGAAGCTATTCTGACAGCAGATTCTGCCTCCCGTAAACAGGAAGTGcaggcttgggatggggaggttCGGCGTGTGTCCAGGCATGCCTTTTCACTTCAGCAGCTCCAGAATGGTGTCCGTATCCCTCCTTG TGGCTGGAAATGCAGCAAGTGTGATATGCGGGAGAACCTGTGGCTCAACATGACGGATGGCTCCATcttgtgtggacggcgttattttGATGGCAGTGGAGGCAACAACCATGCTGTAGAACATTACAGAGAAACTGGTTACCCCTTGGCTGTTAAGTTGGGAACCATCACTCCTGATGGAGCTG ATGTCTACTCTTACGATGAGGATGACATGGTTCTAGACCCCAGTCTGGCTGAGCACCTGGCTCATTTTGGGATTGATATGCTTAAAATGCAAAAG ACCGACAAGACAATGACAGAGCTAGAGATTGATATGAACCAGCGGATTGGAGAGTGGGAGGTGATTCAGGAGTCCGGGGTGCAGCTCAAACCACTCTATGGCCCCGGCTATACGGGTATCCGTAACCTTGGAAACAGTTGCTATCTCAACTCAGTAGTGCAGGTGTTGTTCAACATACCAGACTTCCAGCGGAA GTATGTAGacaaaatagagaaaatattccaaaatgctcCTACGGATCCTACACAAGACTTCAGCACCCAGGT AGCTAAGCTTGGTCATGGGCTTCTCTCTGGGGAATATTCcaaacctgctctttcaggtGGAGAACAACAGTTGGACCAGAAG GGCATACAAGAAGGCATTGCGCCGCGTATGTTTAAATCTCTTGTTGGTAAAGGTCACCCAGAATTTTCTACTAATCGTCAGCAAGATGCTCAAGAATTCTTCCTGCACTTCATTAACATGGTGGAG AGAAACTGCCGTAGCTCTGAAAACCCAAACGAGGTCTTTCGCTTCTTAGTGGAAGAGAAGCTCAAGTGCTTGGCCACAGAGAAAGTGAAATATACCCAGCGTGTTGATTACATTATGCAGCTGCCAGTACCCATGGAAGCAGCCCTGAACAAAG ATGAGTTGCTAGAATATGAAGAAAAGAAACGACaggcagaagaagaaaagcagccgCTGCCAGAACTGGTCCGTGCCAAAGTACCTTTCACCTCCTGTCTTGAGGCCTACGGAGCCCCAGAACAAGTCGATGACTTCTGGAGCACAGCCTTGCAGGCCAAGTCTGTGGCACTCAA aACAACCAGGTTTGCCTCCTTTCCAGATTATCTAGTGATCCAGATCAAGAAATTCACTTTTGGCCTAGATTGGGTACCCAAAAAACTTG ATGTTTCCATTGAAATGCCTGAAGAGCTGGACATCTCTGCACTTCAGGGGACAGGACTGCAGCCTGAAGAGGAGGAGATGCCGGATATAGCACCCCCACTGGTGACACCAGATGAGCCCAAAGGTAGCCTGGGTTTCTATGGCAACGAGGACGACGACTCCTTCTGCTCCCCTCACTTCTCCTCTCCAACAT CCCCCATGTTGGATGAGTCTGTGATTACTCAATTAGTAGAGATGGGTTTTCCAATGGATGCCTGCCGCAAAGCTGTATATTATACAGGGAACAGTGGGGCTGAGGCAGCAATGAACTGGGTCATGTCCCACATGGATGATCCAG attttgcaAACCCtctagttcttccgggatccagTGGTCCTGGTTCCACCATTGCCTGCCCAGATCCCCCATCTGAAGATAGTGTGGCAACCATTGTTTCTATGGGCTTTTCCCGGGATCAGGCTATGAAAGCACTAAAATCTACG AATAACAGCCTTGAGCGGGCTGTGGACTGGATCTTCAGCCATATTGATGATCTAGATGCAGAAGCTGCCATGGACATCTCAGAGGGACGTTCAGCTGCAGAATCTATCTCTGAATCCATCCCCGTGGGGCCGAAAGTTCGTGATGGACCTGGAA AATACCAGCTTTTTGCTTTCATCAGTCACATGGGCACATCCACTATGTGTGGTCATTATGTCTGTCATATCAAGAAGGATAATAG gTGGGTGATCTATAATGACCAGAAAGTTTGTGCCTCAGAGAAGCCCCCCAAAGATCTTGGGTACATCTACTTTTACCAGAGGATCCCCAGCTAG
- the CDCA3 gene encoding cell division cycle-associated protein 3, producing MGASESFPATPTCTPLLNKHLRHVSDPRSPTAGILRTPIEVESSPQDRTPFPKEGDLVAKSQHENWDPRSPTPGISRTPLKAVLADTINYPVKLFCENFMGGNSEEELSQEESQHQDQKSELTFGIEERTARNTISSGEIFPEGSQQAKEEKNEQLLSMVSVAAATKPVHPARISLPTGSKSVRHRVSNKMLAMPTGTGRSPLSILHGDNSPISLASHQSKRSSSVTVSQGEPKDGTLSSGSNFTAGSCSWDPMNKENRQCRWVEN from the exons ATGGGGGCTTCTGAGAGTTTCCCAGCTACGCCCACCTGCACACCTTTGCTGAATAAGCACCTGAGACACGTCAGTGACCCAAGATCACCTACGGCTGGGATCCTGCGAACACCCATTGAG gtagAAAGTTCCCCCCAAGACAGAACACCTTTTCCAAAAGAGGGGGACTTGGTAGCCAAAAGCCAGCATGAGAACTGGGATCCTCGTTCCCCAACTCCAGGAATTTCTCGCACCCCTCTAAAAGCTGTGTTAGCTG ATACCATAAACTATCCAGTGAAGCTGTTCTGTGAAAACTTTATGGGAGGAAATTCAGAGGAAGAGCTATCTCAAGAGGAATCTCAGCATCAGGATCAGAAATCTGAACTCACCTTTGGAATAGAGGAGAGGACTGCAAGGAACACAATTTCTTCTGGGGAAATTTTCCCAGAGGGTTCCCAGCaagcaaaggaggagaaaaatgaaCAGTTGCTTTCCATGGTGTCTGTTGCAGCTGCAACAAAACCAGTTCACCCTGCCCGCATCAGTCTGCCTACCG GGAGCAAGTCAGTAAGACACAGAGTCAGTAACAAAATGCTGGCAATGCCAACTGGCACTGGACGTTCCCCGCTTAGTATCCTTCATGGTGACAATTCTCCAATTTCCCTTGCTTCTCACCAG agtaaaAGGAGTTCATCAGTGACAGTCAGTCAAGGAGAGCCAAAGGATGGAACCTTAAGCTCTGGATCAAACTTTACAGCAGGTAGCTGTAGCTGGGATCCCATGAATAAAGAGAATCGACAGTGTCGATGGGTGGAAAATTAA